In Carnobacteriaceae bacterium zg-84, the genomic window ATCGAACAGCGACCACAAGAGATTAACGAGAGAAAAGAAGTTGGGCATTTTGAAATAGATTTAGTGATTTTAAACAAGAAACGTGGACAACAATTATTGACATTAACGGACAGAAAAACACGCTATGAAATTATTCGTCTAATTCCTGATAAAACGGCTCAAAGTGTGAACATCGCTTTGACGTCTATTCAACAAGACTATTTAATCCGCTCTTTAACAGCTGATAATGGTTCTGAATTTTTACGATTAGATGAGGCTGTCACCTGTCCTATTTATTATGCACATCCATTCTCTTCTTATGAACGAGGTAGTAACGAAAATGCAAATCGATTGATTAGACGATGGTTTCCAAAAGGCACAACAACCGTTACTCCTAACGAAGTAACGGCTGTTGAACAATGGATAAATCGTTATCCACGTAAATTATTTAACTATGTATGTCCTTATGATTTACCTGAGGTGGCTAACTTACTATTGTAATTTGTGAATCTTGATTTTCAAATATTAAAATTTTTTAAACGTTGTTTACTTTTGAAGTAATGTTTTATAGACTATATCATGAGTTTACTATCATAGGAGTTTATTATGAATATAACCAAAAAGAAAACAGCAACGGGAACAGCAAGTGGTAAAATTATTTTAATTGGTGAACACGCCGCTGTTTATGGACATCCTGCTATCGCCATTCCTTGTACAGCTGTCCAAACACATGTAAATATTTCTCCAGCAAAGAACGGCTTATATTTATATTGTGATTTATATGAAGGACTAATTGATGATATGCCAGAATTACTAACTGGTTTGAAAACAATTATTAACGCCACTTTATACTACTTAAACCAAGAACATACACCTCTACACATTCGTATAGAAAGCTCTATTCCATCAGAGCGAGGTATGGGGTCTAGTGCTGCTGTTTCTTGCGCAATTGTCCGTAGTTTATGTCAATATTTCAATAAATCGATTACAACAAAGGAACTAATACATCTTGTTCAAATTGCTGAAAAAGTCGTTCATGGTAATCCAAGCGGCTTAGATGCCACAATTATTTCAACGGAAACACCTTTATTTTTTGAAAAAGGCAAACCCTTTAAAAAAATCAGCATAAATACGACTGGTTATCTCGTCATTGCAGATACAGGATTAACAGGACAAACAAAACAAGCCATTGAAAAAGTAGCAACCTTAAAAAAAGTAGCGCCAAAAACACATACATCTATCATGACCACATTATCAAATATGACACATCGTGTCACACATTATTTGGCAACCAATCAATTACATGCTTTAGGACAGACCATGACACATGCTCATCACGCTTTACAAAAATTAGGCGTATCGCATCCGTTATTGGATCAACTTGTATCCTTATCCTTAGAGCACGGTGCACTTGGCGCTAAACTTACTGGTGGTGGTTTAGGTGGCTGTATGATTGCTTTAGCAAAAACAAAACAAGATGCAGATGCTTTAAGATGTATATTACTATCAAAAGGGGCTAAACAAGCCTTTGTTCAACCTCTATAACCATAGTTTTGACTATGGTTTTTCTTTTATTTTTGATACACTGTATATAAAGGAGATTAACATGACGACGATAAAAATGAACACAGTACAAATAGAACAATTAAAAAATTTTTACCAAGATTACTTAAAACCAACATGCCCACCATACAGTTTGTTTTCTGCTGTTAAAGACGGAACGACTATTACCGCTTATGAATCTGGCAAAGTACTTTTTCAAGGCTCTAATGCACAAGCAGAAGCACAACAGTGGGGGACTTTTGATACAAATGAAAAAAAACAGGATAATAACTTGCCACCCAATTTCCAAACATGGTCTGTTATTGGTAGTGACGAAACAGGTACCGGTAGTTATTTTGGATCAATTGTCGTATGTGCTACATATGTCAAAAAAGAACAATTAGCGTCTTTAAAGCAACTTGGTGTACAAGACTCAAAAAATTTATCCGATTCTCGCATTGCTATTTTAGCAACACAATTAAAAGAAATAGTACCTTATAGCTTGCTTGTCGTTGAACCACCAAAATACAATGACATTCAGCCAACCATGTCCCAAGGGAAAATGAAAGCTATTTTGCACAATTATGCACTCGGAAAATTATTAAAAAAAATATCTCCCGAGTATCCTGACGGTTTGCTTATTGACCAATTCGAATTACCTCAAACCTATTTTTCACACATAAAAGATGAACCCGTTCAAATTAAAAAAGATGTGTACTTCGCCACAAAAGGAGAAAGTCATCATTTAGCTGTTGCATGTGCAAGCATTATCGCAAGATATGAATTTATTGAAAATTTAAAAAAACTCTCAAAACAAGCGGGTATAAACTTGCCATCTGGTGCAGGTCATTCTGTTGATGTTGTGGCAAGTCAATTACTCAAAAAAGATAAAAACGCACTATCTTATTATGCTAAATTACATTTTGCCAATACAGAAAAAGCTAAAAAATTAAAATAACCATATTAAAACCGGGATAATCATTTATCCCGGTTTAGTTATATGTCGATTTGGAATCCATTTTAGAAATATCTCTACTATTACATTGTTAATTGAATAATCATATTATATAACACACTACCAACGATACCACCAAGGATTGGACCTACAATAGGAATCCAAGCGTATCCCCAGTCTGAATCACCTTTATGTTTTAAAGGTAAAATGGCATGCATCAATCTTGGTCCTAAGTCACGTGCTGGGTTAATCGCATAACCAGTTGTAGACCCTAATGAAAATCCTATAGTTAAAATAATTAAACCAACAATCATTGGTGACATACCATCACTTAAT contains:
- a CDS encoding ribonuclease HIII, with the protein product MTTIKMNTVQIEQLKNFYQDYLKPTCPPYSLFSAVKDGTTITAYESGKVLFQGSNAQAEAQQWGTFDTNEKKQDNNLPPNFQTWSVIGSDETGTGSYFGSIVVCATYVKKEQLASLKQLGVQDSKNLSDSRIAILATQLKEIVPYSLLVVEPPKYNDIQPTMSQGKMKAILHNYALGKLLKKISPEYPDGLLIDQFELPQTYFSHIKDEPVQIKKDVYFATKGESHHLAVACASIIARYEFIENLKKLSKQAGINLPSGAGHSVDVVASQLLKKDKNALSYYAKLHFANTEKAKKLK
- the mvk gene encoding mevalonate kinase, which gives rise to MNITKKKTATGTASGKIILIGEHAAVYGHPAIAIPCTAVQTHVNISPAKNGLYLYCDLYEGLIDDMPELLTGLKTIINATLYYLNQEHTPLHIRIESSIPSERGMGSSAAVSCAIVRSLCQYFNKSITTKELIHLVQIAEKVVHGNPSGLDATIISTETPLFFEKGKPFKKISINTTGYLVIADTGLTGQTKQAIEKVATLKKVAPKTHTSIMTTLSNMTHRVTHYLATNQLHALGQTMTHAHHALQKLGVSHPLLDQLVSLSLEHGALGAKLTGGGLGGCMIALAKTKQDADALRCILLSKGAKQAFVQPL